A section of the Salvelinus fontinalis isolate EN_2023a chromosome 33, ASM2944872v1, whole genome shotgun sequence genome encodes:
- the LOC129832056 gene encoding uncharacterized protein LOC129832056 — translation MEPTGSTLDMQMKSVERSTVFLRQEHLTLLHGLHLEILSLQKRCTELTSELNVKPPGKSELDLAEEEEQLEARCLEVEDRLAEQQYTLGELRKELTHKGALVGALRANLKDKERRFLDELKSRSHCSTVLNTELQKQTEAAAYLSFQLHAARQKLHHQRLQQRQQALRENRENRDHHGKPPGLQYSQAAEWDTATFSPFSPQSPSGFFNASNASSAIASPVVKPKRRGSRATSGHQLRAERARECVPQEKVLGPAEPTAMPDPALFLHPHRRHHRSRARHSHSPAHRQPPLVGERGEEEGGGEGPMEPQDGAPPRMAATATAPPAGWSDQG, via the exons ATGGAACCTACAGGCTCCACCTTGGACATGCAGATGAAGAGTGTTGAGAGGAGTACAGTGTTTCTCAGACAGGAACATCTCACCCTACTGCATGGCCTACACCTGGAGATCCTGTCCTTGCAGAAACGATGCACCG agttgACATCTGAGCTGAATGTGAAGCCTCCAGGCAAGAGTGAACTGG ACCTGGCGGAGGAGGAAGAGCAACTGGAGGCCCGCTGTCTGGAGGTCGAAGATCGCCTGGCCGAGCAGCAGTACACCCTGGGAGAGCTGCGTAAAGAGCTGACTCACAAGGGGGCGCTGGTAGGCGCTCTGCGGGCTAACCTCAAGGACAAGGAGCGCCGCTTCCTGGATGAGCTGAAGAGCCGCAGCCACTGCTCCACGGTGCTCAACACAGAGCTGCAGAAGCAGACCGAGGCGGCAGCCTACCTCTCCTTCCAGCTGCACGCCGCCCGCCAGAAACTGCACCACCAGAGACTGCAGCAGAGGCAGCAGGCCCTCAGGGAGAACCGGGAGAATAGGGATCATCATGGGAAACCCCCTGGGCTCCAGTACAGCCAAGCAGCCGAGTGGGACACCGCCACCTTTTCTCCATTTTCTCCTCAGTCGCCCTCCGGTTTCTTCAATGCCTCCAATGCCAGCTCCGCCATAGCCTCCCCTGTGGTAAAGCCTAAACGCAGGGGCAGCAGGGCCACATCAGGGCACCAGCTCCGGGCGGAGAGGGCCAGGGAGTGTGTCCCCCAGGAGAAGGTGTTGGGCCCCGCAGAGCCCACCGCCATGCCTGACCCAGCGCTGTTCCTCCACCCTCACCGCAGGCACCACAGGTCCAGGGCCAGGCATTCTCACTCCCCGGCCCACAGACAGCCTCCTCTGGTGggggaaagaggggaggaggaggggggtggagaggggccAATGGAGCCCCAGGATGGAGCTCCTCCTAGAATGGCAGCCACGGCCACAGCGCCACCTGCTGGCTGGTCAGACCAAGGCTGA